A single window of Desulfovibrio sp. G11 DNA harbors:
- a CDS encoding thioesterase II family protein, with protein MPETSPWLIFDKKPGPDDLILFCLHFAGGHAALFRQWQQHAPAGVVVCRVQMPGHGTRMAEELLTDMSSLIDGLQEAAQCWIGHRHAFFGHSMGGTVAAEWAIRHQGEGLPLPECLFVSASEPTHENWWPPCRGLPSDAFRSFIFKTGGVPKEILEHEELMALFEPIIRADYTVLETWAPKPVRPIHVPIVAFAGLDDHVVPVEVVAEWERFAAASWEMHMMPGGHFFIQTHSELVMRSVFDHLKIL; from the coding sequence ATGCCTGAAACCAGCCCCTGGCTTATCTTTGACAAGAAACCCGGCCCAGATGACCTGATCCTGTTCTGCCTGCATTTTGCAGGCGGGCATGCGGCCCTTTTCAGACAATGGCAGCAACATGCTCCGGCAGGCGTGGTTGTCTGCCGGGTGCAGATGCCCGGTCACGGCACACGCATGGCTGAAGAGCTCCTGACGGACATGTCTTCGCTTATCGACGGTTTGCAGGAGGCCGCGCAATGCTGGATCGGGCATCGTCACGCCTTTTTCGGCCATTCAATGGGCGGAACCGTTGCTGCGGAGTGGGCGATACGTCATCAGGGCGAAGGCTTGCCTTTGCCCGAGTGCCTTTTTGTCAGCGCATCGGAACCCACGCACGAAAACTGGTGGCCTCCCTGCCGGGGTCTTCCCTCAGATGCGTTCAGGTCTTTCATTTTTAAGACCGGTGGCGTGCCCAAGGAAATTCTGGAGCATGAAGAGCTGATGGCACTTTTTGAACCCATCATCCGGGCGGACTATACCGTGCTGGAAACTTGGGCTCCAAAGCCGGTGCGTCCTATCCACGTGCCAATAGTCGCCTTTGCCGGTCTGGATGACCACGTTGTTCCCGTGGAGGTGGTGGCGGAGTGGGAACGCTTTGCCGCGGCCTCGTGGGAAATGCACATGATGCCGGGAGGGCATTTTTTCATCCAGACGCATTCCGAGCTTGTTATGCGCAGTGTTTTTGACCATCTGAAAATTTTATAA